One genomic window of Quercus lobata isolate SW786 chromosome 9, ValleyOak3.0 Primary Assembly, whole genome shotgun sequence includes the following:
- the LOC115959028 gene encoding chloroplast envelope quinone oxidoreductase homolog isoform X1: MAGKLMHAVQYFGYGGGPSGLKYVEVPVPIPKKDELLLKLEAASINPFDWRIQKGVLRPFLPRKFPHIPGTDVAGEVVEVGSGVKSFKAGDKVVATIYHSDGGGLAEFAVTKERLTVSRPAEVSAAEAAGLPIAGLTAHQVLTQDAGINLDGSGPQKNILITAASGGVGHYAVQLAKLGNTHVTATCGARNIDFVKSLGADEVLDYKTPDGAALKSPSGKKYDAVIHCARDIPWSTFEPNLSANGKVFDLTPGPGAMMTFAVKKLTFSKKQLLPVLLIAKGENLDYLVKLVKEGKLKTVIDSKHSLSKAEDASAKSIDGHATGKIIVEP, from the exons ATGGCAGGAAAGCTTATGCACGCGGTTCAGTACTTTGGCTATGGTGGAGGACCTTCTGGTTTGAAg TATGTTGAAGTTCCAGTTCCCATTCCAAAGAAGGATGAGCTCTTGCTAAAACTGGAAGCAGCTAGTATAAATCCATTTGATTGGAGAATTCAGAAAGGCGTGCTGCGGCCTTTTTTGCCTCGCAAGTTCCCTCACATACCTG GTACTGATGTGGCAGGAGAGGTTGTAGAGGTTGGATCAGGAGTCAAAAGTTTCAAAGCTGGTGACAAAGTTGTAGCTACGATTTACCATTCC GATGGAGGTGGATTAGCTGAGTTCGCTGTGACCAAGGAGAGGCTGACAGTTTCTAGGCCAGCTGAAGTTTCAGCAGCTGAAGCTGCAGGCTTACCGATCGCTGGTCTTACAGCTCACCAGGTTCTCACCCAAGATGCTGGGATCAACCTTGATGGAAGTGGCCCACAGAAAAACATTCTGATTACCGCTGCCTCAGGTGGGGTGGGTCACTATGCTGTTCAACTTGCAAAGCTTGGAAACACTCATGTGACTGCTACTTGTGGGGCCCGCAACATTGACTTTGTCAAGAGCTTGGGGGCTGATGAGGTTCTAGACTACAAGACTCCAGATGGGGCAGCTCTGAAGAGTCCATCTGGTAAGAAGTATGATGCCGTGATCCACTGTGCAAGAGACATTCCTTGGTCAACCTTTGAGCCCAATTTGAGTGCAAATGGGAAGGTCTTTGATTTAACTCCAGGACCTGGTGCCATGATGACGTTTGCTGTAAAGAAACTTACCTTCTCAAAGAAGCAGCTATTGCCAGTATTATTAATTGCCAAGGGTGAGAACCTGGATTATCTTGTTAAATTGGTGAAGGAAGGTAAACTTAAGACTGTGATTGACTCAAAACATTCCCTGAGCAAGGCTGAAGATGCTTCGGCTAAGAGTATTGACGGCCATGCTACTGGGAAGATCATCGTGGAACCATGA
- the LOC115959028 gene encoding chloroplast envelope quinone oxidoreductase homolog isoform X2: MAGKLMHAVQYFGYGGGPSGLKYVEVPVPIPKKDELLLKLEAASINPFDWRIQKGVLRPFLPRKFPHIPGEVVEVGSGVKSFKAGDKVVATIYHSDGGGLAEFAVTKERLTVSRPAEVSAAEAAGLPIAGLTAHQVLTQDAGINLDGSGPQKNILITAASGGVGHYAVQLAKLGNTHVTATCGARNIDFVKSLGADEVLDYKTPDGAALKSPSGKKYDAVIHCARDIPWSTFEPNLSANGKVFDLTPGPGAMMTFAVKKLTFSKKQLLPVLLIAKGENLDYLVKLVKEGKLKTVIDSKHSLSKAEDASAKSIDGHATGKIIVEP, translated from the exons ATGGCAGGAAAGCTTATGCACGCGGTTCAGTACTTTGGCTATGGTGGAGGACCTTCTGGTTTGAAg TATGTTGAAGTTCCAGTTCCCATTCCAAAGAAGGATGAGCTCTTGCTAAAACTGGAAGCAGCTAGTATAAATCCATTTGATTGGAGAATTCAGAAAGGCGTGCTGCGGCCTTTTTTGCCTCGCAAGTTCCCTCACATACCTG GAGAGGTTGTAGAGGTTGGATCAGGAGTCAAAAGTTTCAAAGCTGGTGACAAAGTTGTAGCTACGATTTACCATTCC GATGGAGGTGGATTAGCTGAGTTCGCTGTGACCAAGGAGAGGCTGACAGTTTCTAGGCCAGCTGAAGTTTCAGCAGCTGAAGCTGCAGGCTTACCGATCGCTGGTCTTACAGCTCACCAGGTTCTCACCCAAGATGCTGGGATCAACCTTGATGGAAGTGGCCCACAGAAAAACATTCTGATTACCGCTGCCTCAGGTGGGGTGGGTCACTATGCTGTTCAACTTGCAAAGCTTGGAAACACTCATGTGACTGCTACTTGTGGGGCCCGCAACATTGACTTTGTCAAGAGCTTGGGGGCTGATGAGGTTCTAGACTACAAGACTCCAGATGGGGCAGCTCTGAAGAGTCCATCTGGTAAGAAGTATGATGCCGTGATCCACTGTGCAAGAGACATTCCTTGGTCAACCTTTGAGCCCAATTTGAGTGCAAATGGGAAGGTCTTTGATTTAACTCCAGGACCTGGTGCCATGATGACGTTTGCTGTAAAGAAACTTACCTTCTCAAAGAAGCAGCTATTGCCAGTATTATTAATTGCCAAGGGTGAGAACCTGGATTATCTTGTTAAATTGGTGAAGGAAGGTAAACTTAAGACTGTGATTGACTCAAAACATTCCCTGAGCAAGGCTGAAGATGCTTCGGCTAAGAGTATTGACGGCCATGCTACTGGGAAGATCATCGTGGAACCATGA